The Pseudobacteroides sp. genome window below encodes:
- a CDS encoding DUF6896 domain-containing protein, with protein sequence MMNDELKSLAKEYVDKVEHVCLLLLEGLNLKTKSDLWKYRRAHYIPEINLNDNKYEFHGRGCRFSSKDMIIDWDFGCSFGSRWCGINPGLFSYYIKENHKDLFELYSWSKIQNGFEQAVISGEMVKKADLYFFKIPITETFASDFHKEFDTLIIDDYNSQWIIKRNKMVDRFIRKSRRILNLNGEGTDVYILSFFLNDRKVFSIPYGDVGYPIKAVTIMEALMRENKEVSKNVKRSNSC encoded by the coding sequence ATGATGAATGATGAATTGAAATCATTAGCAAAAGAATATGTTGATAAAGTTGAGCATGTTTGTCTACTTTTGCTTGAAGGTCTTAATTTAAAAACAAAATCTGATTTGTGGAAATATAGAAGGGCACATTATATACCTGAGATAAACTTAAATGATAATAAGTATGAATTTCATGGAAGAGGATGTAGATTTTCAAGTAAAGATATGATTATTGATTGGGATTTTGGTTGCAGTTTTGGAAGTAGATGGTGTGGGATAAATCCAGGGTTATTTTCTTATTATATAAAGGAAAATCATAAAGATTTGTTTGAATTGTATAGTTGGAGTAAAATTCAAAACGGATTTGAACAAGCAGTGATATCAGGTGAGATGGTGAAAAAGGCTGACCTTTATTTTTTTAAAATACCTATCACAGAAACTTTTGCATCGGATTTCCATAAAGAGTTTGATACATTAATTATTGACGATTACAACTCACAATGGATAATAAAAAGAAATAAGATGGTAGATAGGTTCATTCGTAAAAGCAGAAGAATATTAAATCTCAATGGAGAAGGCACAGATGTTTATATTCTATCGTTTTTTCTAAATGACAGGAAGGTTTTTTCTATTCCTTATGGGGATGTTGGGTATCCCATTAAAGCAGTAACAATTATGGAAGCATTAATGCGAGAAAATAAAGAAGTATCGAAAAATGTAAAAAGGAGTAATTCATGTTAG
- a CDS encoding DUF7685 domain-containing protein codes for MQEEECERCGNKNNRMAIITYGGVEQETICTGCFNEEMAERYEIPCRDG; via the coding sequence ATGCAGGAAGAGGAATGCGAAAGATGTGGTAACAAAAACAATAGAATGGCGATTATTACATATGGGGGCGTTGAGCAGGAGACTATATGCACTGGCTGCTTTAATGAGGAGATGGCAGAACGCTATGAAATTCCATGCAGAGATGGATGA
- a CDS encoding tetratricopeptide repeat protein, whose translation MTSREHFEIAEKHYYEYEETQNEELLEKALKNYSEAIKLQPGFADAYYKRALVNGIYMNNLTINIKI comes from the coding sequence ATGACAAGTAGAGAGCACTTTGAGATAGCTGAAAAGCACTATTATGAATATGAAGAGACCCAAAATGAAGAACTTTTAGAGAAAGCACTTAAAAACTATAGTGAAGCAATTAAGTTGCAACCAGGTTTTGCAGACGCCTATTATAAAAGAGCCTTGGTAAATGGTATATATATGAACAATTTGACAATCAATATAAAGATTTGA
- a CDS encoding DUF7713 domain-containing protein, whose product MDVKTYDGQKVYSIVKDEIVGRIEWHSKGDETVLIIDGKQYTIHEFAEILGSREGFNFKMQIFDPTDDID is encoded by the coding sequence ATTGATGTAAAGACCTACGATGGACAGAAGGTTTACTCGATAGTTAAAGATGAAATCGTAGGAAGAATTGAATGGCATTCTAAAGGTGATGAAACAGTGTTAATTATAGATGGAAAGCAGTATACAATACATGAGTTCGCTGAAATCTTAGGCTCTCGTGAGGGATTTAATTTTAAAATGCAAATATTTGACCCGACAGATGATATTGATTAA
- a CDS encoding ADP-ribosylglycohydrolase family protein, which produces MLGAIVGDVIGSTFEWHNVKSVDFQLFSSQSRFTDDTVMTIAIADAILNKERHKNFIIDSIQSKKTYAYKLREYGKKYPDAGYGQMFNEWLSSQELKPYKSYGNGSAMRVSPIGFVFDSLEDVLKEAKRSAVVTHNHREGIKGAQAVASAVFLARTGSDKKQIKDFIEKKFRYNLSQRLDDIRPNYRFDSSCQGSVPQAIIAFLESESFEDSIRKAISLGGDSDTIACIAGGIAQAFYKEMPGFIVDRVRLILDSGLKRILDKFDERFNVSLRLT; this is translated from the coding sequence ATGTTAGGTGCAATTGTAGGGGATGTTATCGGTTCAACGTTTGAATGGCATAATGTGAAATCAGTTGATTTTCAATTGTTCAGCAGTCAGTCCAGGTTTACTGATGACACAGTTATGACTATAGCTATAGCTGATGCCATCTTAAACAAAGAACGGCATAAGAACTTTATAATTGATTCAATACAGTCAAAGAAAACATATGCTTATAAGCTCAGAGAGTACGGTAAAAAGTATCCTGATGCTGGGTATGGACAAATGTTTAATGAGTGGCTCTCAAGCCAGGAATTGAAGCCGTATAAAAGTTATGGTAATGGCTCTGCAATGCGGGTTAGTCCTATTGGTTTTGTCTTTGATTCATTAGAAGATGTCCTTAAAGAGGCTAAGAGAAGTGCAGTTGTAACGCATAATCACAGAGAAGGAATAAAGGGTGCTCAAGCTGTTGCCAGTGCAGTTTTCTTAGCCAGAACAGGCAGTGATAAAAAGCAAATAAAAGACTTTATTGAAAAGAAATTTAGATATAACCTTAGCCAGCGATTGGATGATATAAGACCAAATTATAGGTTTGATTCATCATGCCAAGGGTCGGTGCCACAAGCAATTATCGCTTTCCTTGAGTCAGAAAGTTTTGAAGACTCTATAAGAAAAGCTATTTCATTAGGTGGAGACAGTGATACAATAGCATGTATTGCAGGAGGCATTGCTCAAGCTTTCTATAAAGAAATGCCTGGCTTTATTGTAGATAGAGTAAGGCTTATTCTTGATTCAGGATTAAAAAGGATTTTGGATAAGTTTGATGAGCGTTTTAATGTTTCCTTGAGGTTGACTTAA